One window of Cellulomonas shaoxiangyii genomic DNA carries:
- a CDS encoding ABC transporter permease — MTAVDLTPRPVPAPPRPGDVLRDTLALVGRSLRRSTRQLDTLLLAVLLPVVLLLLFVYVFGGAISSGMAYVDFVVPAIVLLTAGYGAATTAVDVASDMTNGIVDRFRSMPVPAGAVLTGHVAASLARNVVSTALVVAVALLVGFRPDASAGRWLAALGVLLVYVLALTWVAVAIGLVASGPEAASGFTFVIMFLPYVSSAFVPVGTMPSVLAALAAVNPVTPAADALRGLLLGLPADGAAVAAVASWGALLVVARVVAGALFRRRR, encoded by the coding sequence ATGACCGCCGTCGACCTGACGCCCCGCCCCGTGCCCGCGCCGCCGCGCCCCGGCGACGTCCTCCGCGACACGCTCGCCCTCGTGGGACGCAGCCTGCGGCGGTCCACGCGGCAGCTCGACACCCTGCTGCTCGCGGTCCTGCTGCCCGTGGTGCTGCTGCTGCTGTTCGTCTACGTGTTCGGCGGCGCGATCAGCTCCGGCATGGCGTACGTCGACTTCGTCGTGCCGGCGATCGTGCTGCTCACGGCGGGGTACGGCGCGGCGACCACGGCGGTCGACGTGGCGAGCGACATGACGAACGGGATCGTCGACCGGTTCCGCAGCATGCCCGTGCCGGCGGGCGCCGTGCTCACGGGCCACGTCGCGGCGAGCCTCGCCCGCAACGTCGTGTCCACCGCGCTCGTCGTCGCGGTCGCGCTGCTCGTGGGCTTCCGCCCGGACGCGTCCGCCGGACGGTGGCTGGCCGCGCTCGGCGTCCTGCTCGTGTACGTGCTCGCCCTCACGTGGGTCGCCGTCGCGATCGGGCTCGTGGCGTCCGGGCCGGAGGCGGCCAGCGGGTTCACCTTCGTCATCATGTTCCTGCCGTACGTCTCCAGCGCCTTCGTGCCGGTCGGCACGATGCCGTCGGTGCTCGCCGCCCTGGCGGCGGTGAACCCGGTGACACCCGCCGCCGACGCCCTGCGCGGGCTGCTCCTCGGGCTGCCGGCCGACGGCGCGGCCGTCGCGGCGGTCGCGTCCTGGGGGGCCCTGCTCGTGGTGGCGCGCGTCGTCGCCGGCGCCCTGTTCCGCCGCCGGCGCTGA
- the fabG gene encoding 3-oxoacyl-ACP reductase FabG, with protein MAALLEGRTALVTGGTLGIGRGIAETLAAHGARVVVTGLTEDECADARARGATAHVLDVRDASACREVVERVAADLGGLSVLAANAGIYPQARVADMTDEDVDRIVDVNLKGTIHAVQAAVPALTASGRGRVVVTSSITGNLTGYPGWAHYGATKAAQLGFVRTAAIELARAGITVNAVLPGNVLTPGLRALGEDYMARMARSVPLGFLAEPEDIGAAVAFLASDGARYVTGQGLVVDGGQTLPESPEALAEL; from the coding sequence ATGGCCGCACTGCTCGAGGGTCGCACCGCACTGGTCACCGGGGGGACCCTCGGCATCGGGCGCGGCATCGCGGAGACGTTGGCGGCGCACGGCGCCCGGGTCGTCGTCACCGGTCTCACGGAGGACGAGTGCGCCGACGCACGCGCGCGGGGCGCGACGGCCCACGTCCTCGACGTGCGGGACGCGTCCGCCTGCCGCGAGGTCGTCGAGCGGGTCGCGGCCGACCTGGGCGGCCTGTCCGTGCTCGCCGCGAACGCCGGCATCTACCCGCAGGCGCGCGTCGCGGACATGACCGACGAGGACGTCGACCGGATCGTCGACGTCAACCTCAAGGGCACGATCCACGCCGTGCAGGCGGCGGTTCCGGCGCTCACAGCGTCCGGCCGCGGCCGGGTGGTGGTGACGAGCTCGATCACCGGCAACCTGACCGGCTACCCGGGCTGGGCCCACTACGGCGCGACCAAGGCCGCGCAGCTGGGGTTCGTGCGCACGGCGGCGATCGAGCTGGCGCGCGCCGGGATCACGGTCAACGCCGTGCTCCCGGGCAACGTGCTGACGCCCGGGCTGCGCGCGCTGGGCGAGGACTACATGGCGCGCATGGCGCGGTCGGTGCCCCTGGGCTTCCTCGCGGAGCCCGAGGACATCGGCGCGGCGGTCGCGTTCCTCGCGTCCGACGGTGCCCGGTACGTGACGGGGCAGGGCCTGGTCGTCGACGGCGGGCAGACCCTGCCCGAGTCCCCCGAGGCGCTCGCCGAGCTGTAG
- a CDS encoding MFS transporter, with translation MAHPTAEVPAGSPVAEPPVVRRQVVAWAAWDWGSAAFNAVVTTFVFTVWLTGSSFAEPGADVDAVTALHSQWLGWGLAAAGVLVALTAPALGTLADAGGRRRLLLGVTSAVVGLSMLSLWFVRPVEGGMADAVRLGVLLLAVGTIAAEIAGVAYNALLVQISTPTTIGRISGIGWGAGYVGGIVLLVILYVGFIQPDVGWFGIGSEGGIDVRVSMLIAGVWFLVFAVPVLVAVPDQRRPGAPERVGVVGAYRTVGRHIAELWRHRRSTLRFLIASAVFRDGLAGVFTFGGVLAAGTFGFSPGDVILFAIAANVVAGAATIGAGWLDDRYGPRRVVAWSLAVLVVAGTAVFLLHDLGAPAFWAGGLVLSACVGPAQSASRALLARLSDPGRETELFGLYATTGRAATFLAPAAFSVAIALGGEQYWGVLGIVAVLLVGLLLFVPVRFPRGLGVDGRRDVATATMDA, from the coding sequence ATGGCCCACCCCACCGCCGAGGTCCCCGCCGGCTCGCCCGTCGCCGAGCCGCCCGTCGTCCGTCGTCAGGTCGTGGCCTGGGCGGCGTGGGACTGGGGGTCGGCGGCCTTCAACGCCGTCGTGACCACGTTCGTCTTCACCGTCTGGCTCACGGGCTCGTCGTTCGCGGAGCCGGGCGCCGACGTCGACGCCGTCACGGCGCTGCACAGCCAGTGGCTCGGGTGGGGCCTCGCCGCCGCGGGCGTGCTGGTCGCGCTGACGGCACCGGCGCTGGGCACGCTGGCCGACGCGGGCGGCCGGCGGCGGCTCCTGCTCGGTGTGACGTCGGCGGTCGTCGGGCTGAGCATGCTGTCGCTGTGGTTCGTCCGGCCGGTCGAGGGCGGCATGGCCGACGCCGTGCGGCTCGGCGTGCTGCTGCTGGCGGTCGGCACCATCGCCGCCGAGATCGCGGGCGTCGCCTACAACGCGCTGCTCGTGCAGATCAGCACCCCGACGACCATCGGACGCATCAGCGGCATCGGCTGGGGCGCCGGGTACGTGGGCGGCATCGTGCTGCTCGTCATCCTCTACGTCGGGTTCATCCAGCCGGACGTCGGCTGGTTCGGCATCGGGTCCGAGGGCGGCATCGACGTGCGGGTGTCGATGCTCATCGCGGGGGTGTGGTTCCTCGTGTTCGCGGTGCCCGTGCTGGTGGCCGTGCCCGACCAGCGCCGCCCGGGGGCGCCGGAGCGCGTGGGCGTCGTGGGCGCGTACCGGACCGTCGGGCGGCACATCGCCGAGCTGTGGCGGCACCGGCGCTCGACCCTGCGGTTCCTCATCGCCAGCGCCGTGTTCCGCGACGGGCTCGCGGGCGTGTTCACGTTCGGCGGCGTGCTCGCCGCCGGCACGTTCGGGTTCTCGCCCGGCGACGTCATCCTGTTCGCGATCGCCGCGAACGTCGTCGCCGGCGCCGCGACCATCGGGGCCGGCTGGCTCGACGACCGGTACGGTCCGCGGCGGGTCGTGGCGTGGTCGCTCGCCGTCCTCGTCGTCGCCGGGACCGCCGTCTTCCTGCTGCACGACCTCGGCGCGCCGGCGTTCTGGGCCGGCGGGCTCGTGCTGTCCGCGTGCGTCGGGCCGGCGCAGTCGGCGTCGCGCGCGCTGCTCGCGCGGCTCTCCGACCCCGGGCGGGAGACCGAGCTGTTCGGGCTGTACGCGACGACCGGCCGGGCGGCGACGTTCCTCGCGCCGGCCGCGTTCTCCGTGGCCATCGCGCTGGGTGGCGAGCAGTACTGGGGCGTGCTCGGGATCGTGGCCGTGCTGCTCGTGGGCCTGCTGCTGTTCGTGCCCGTGCGGTTCCCGCGCGGGCTCGGCGTCGACGGGCGGCGGGACGTGGCGACGGCGACGATGGACGCGTGA
- a CDS encoding alpha/beta fold hydrolase: MTGATGAGPGAAGDVAAGWSPDPLLAGHEVRTLAGWWPASGGPSWPAVRAGGAAPVLTLVRPVETPAAPRGVVVHLHGYNDYYFQSHLADAVRDAGWAFLALDARRAGRSHRPGDVPHYQGDLREQASDLTRAVAAARSLWPGLPVVVHAHSTGGLVAALWAHAHRVRGGADAVVLNSPFLSVERSWVTPLQDQALRPLARTAPLRVVSAAPSRYAGRMRERWEFDTDLKRPDGVPVRAGWLAAVRRGQRRVASGLEIGVPLLVARSARSGADLVEGADLDSVDTVLDVATIAALGPGLGTDVRELVVDGGVHDLALSHDEPRGVYLDALGRFLAEVAGAGAPRRMNA, encoded by the coding sequence GTGACGGGAGCGACGGGAGCGGGGCCGGGCGCGGCGGGGGACGTGGCGGCCGGCTGGTCCCCGGACCCGCTGCTCGCCGGCCACGAGGTGCGGACCCTCGCCGGGTGGTGGCCGGCGTCCGGCGGGCCGTCCTGGCCGGCCGTGCGCGCCGGCGGCGCGGCGCCCGTGCTCACGCTCGTGCGGCCCGTCGAGACGCCGGCCGCACCGCGCGGCGTCGTCGTGCACCTGCACGGCTACAACGACTACTACTTCCAGTCGCACCTCGCGGACGCCGTGCGCGACGCCGGCTGGGCGTTCCTCGCGCTCGACGCCCGCCGCGCCGGGCGGTCGCATCGCCCCGGCGACGTGCCGCACTACCAGGGGGACCTCCGCGAGCAGGCGTCCGACCTGACGCGCGCCGTCGCGGCGGCCCGGTCCCTGTGGCCGGGACTGCCCGTGGTGGTGCACGCGCACTCCACGGGCGGGCTCGTCGCCGCGCTGTGGGCGCACGCGCACCGGGTCCGCGGCGGTGCCGACGCCGTCGTGCTGAACAGCCCCTTCCTCTCGGTCGAGCGGTCGTGGGTGACGCCCCTGCAGGACCAGGCGCTGCGCCCGCTCGCCCGCACCGCGCCGCTGCGCGTCGTCTCGGCCGCACCGTCGCGGTACGCCGGGCGGATGCGCGAACGGTGGGAGTTCGACACCGACCTGAAGCGTCCCGACGGCGTGCCGGTGCGGGCCGGGTGGCTCGCCGCCGTGCGCCGGGGGCAGCGGCGCGTGGCGAGCGGGCTGGAGATCGGCGTGCCGCTGCTGGTCGCGCGGTCGGCACGCTCGGGGGCGGACCTCGTCGAGGGCGCGGACCTCGACTCCGTCGACACCGTGCTGGACGTCGCGACGATCGCCGCGCTCGGGCCCGGGCTGGGCACGGACGTGCGCGAGCTCGTCGTCGACGGGGGCGTGCACGACCTGGCGCTGTCGCACGACGAGCCCCGGGGGGTGTACCTCGATGCGCTGGGGCGCTTCCTGGCCGAGGTCGCGGGTGCCGGCGCCCCGCGGCGGATGAACGCGTGA
- a CDS encoding pyridoxamine 5'-phosphate oxidase family protein: MSTDTSLTADDLELLRRPLHGFLTVAAGPVPPQPRPVWFEAADDGTVQLFTGPDTLKVRRLRRDPRASLVVAAPVGEREHWVAVAGPVTVEADGAHELAARLAARYWDLDDPVRARDLTAILAEDQVRLVIHPEQVSRYRY, from the coding sequence ATGAGCACCGACACCTCCCTGACCGCCGACGACCTGGAGCTGCTCCGGCGGCCGCTGCACGGGTTCCTCACCGTCGCGGCCGGCCCCGTGCCGCCGCAGCCGCGACCGGTGTGGTTCGAGGCGGCGGACGACGGCACCGTCCAGCTGTTCACCGGCCCGGACACCCTCAAGGTCCGGCGCCTGCGCCGCGACCCCCGCGCGTCCCTCGTCGTCGCCGCGCCCGTGGGCGAGCGCGAGCACTGGGTGGCGGTGGCCGGGCCGGTCACCGTCGAGGCGGACGGCGCGCACGAGCTCGCCGCGCGGCTGGCGGCGCGCTACTGGGACCTGGACGACCCGGTGCGCGCCCGGGACCTCACCGCGATCCTCGCCGAGGACCAGGTGCGGCTGGTGATCCACCCGGAGCAGGTCAGCCGCTACCGCTACTGA
- a CDS encoding aldo/keto reductase, translating to MRTFTLPGTDIVAPNVVLGLMRIAEKSDDEIRELVRTARDAGITFVDHADVYGNEKHECERRFADAMQLTPAQRDEITIQTKCGIVREGPYFDFSYEHIMSSVEGSLRALRTDHVDVLLLHRPDALVEPDEVARAFDELEAAGKVRAFGVSNHTPMQIELLKRSVRQPLVANQLQLSVTHAALVAQGTAMNMVGVDQSTTRDGGGVLDYCRLHDITVQAWSPFQTGFFTGTFLGSPELPELNAVIDRLAAQYGVPPIAIATAWITRHPAQMQVVLGTTTPERVAGAAQGSDIPLTRAEWYELFRAAGHLVP from the coding sequence ATGAGGACCTTCACCCTGCCCGGGACCGACATCGTCGCGCCCAACGTCGTGCTCGGCCTGATGCGCATCGCCGAGAAGTCCGACGACGAGATCCGCGAGCTCGTGCGGACCGCCCGCGACGCGGGCATCACGTTCGTCGACCACGCCGACGTGTACGGCAACGAGAAGCACGAGTGCGAGCGCCGGTTCGCCGACGCGATGCAGCTGACGCCCGCGCAGCGGGACGAGATCACGATCCAGACGAAGTGCGGGATCGTGCGGGAGGGGCCGTACTTCGACTTCTCCTACGAGCACATCATGTCGTCGGTCGAGGGCTCGCTGCGCGCGCTGCGGACCGACCACGTGGACGTGCTCCTGCTGCACCGGCCCGACGCGCTCGTGGAGCCGGACGAGGTCGCGCGGGCGTTCGACGAGCTCGAGGCGGCTGGCAAGGTGCGCGCGTTCGGCGTCTCCAACCACACACCGATGCAGATCGAGCTGCTCAAGCGGTCGGTGCGCCAGCCGCTGGTGGCCAACCAGCTGCAGCTGTCCGTCACCCACGCGGCGCTGGTCGCCCAGGGCACCGCGATGAACATGGTCGGCGTGGACCAGTCCACGACCCGTGACGGCGGGGGCGTGCTCGACTACTGCCGCCTGCACGACATCACCGTGCAGGCGTGGTCGCCGTTCCAGACCGGGTTCTTCACCGGCACGTTCCTCGGCTCGCCGGAGCTGCCGGAGCTCAACGCCGTCATCGACCGGCTGGCCGCGCAGTACGGCGTGCCGCCCATCGCGATCGCCACCGCCTGGATCACGCGCCACCCCGCGCAGATGCAGGTCGTGCTCGGCACGACGACGCCGGAGCGCGTCGCCGGCGCCGCGCAGGGCTCGGACATCCCGCTGACCCGGGCCGAGTGGTACGAGCTGTTCCGGGCCGCCGGGCACCTCGTGCCCTGA
- a CDS encoding DAK2 domain-containing protein has product MSWRSGRSSARSHSRCIRTSGSRDTGSTCGADALDAAPDGGTRLPAAIAAAEKAVVDTRDLQSRRGRASWLQERSIGLQDPGATAMWRFLQCWQTAAASTKVAS; this is encoded by the coding sequence GTGTCGTGGAGGAGCGGCAGATCCTCGGCGAGGTCCCACTCCCGGTGCATCCGCACCTCCGGCAGCAGGGACACCGGCTCCACGTGCGGGGCGGACGCCCTCGACGCGGCCCCCGACGGCGGCACCCGCCTGCCGGCCGCGATCGCGGCGGCCGAGAAGGCGGTCGTCGACACGCGCGACCTGCAGTCCCGGCGCGGGCGGGCCTCCTGGCTGCAGGAGCGCAGCATCGGTCTGCAGGACCCGGGCGCGACGGCCATGTGGCGGTTCCTCCAGTGCTGGCAGACCGCGGCCGCGTCGACGAAGGTGGCGTCATGA
- a CDS encoding siderophore-interacting protein, translating into MFHVRVARLQRMCPSVLRVTFTGDELDRLADNGFDQRIKFFLPIETAGYEGLLDLGQSGDWYGRWRALPEDRRHPLRTYTARTVRQQLRELDVDVVLHGDGGPASRWASTAEVGDELVVLGPNADWAGPHGGVDFVPPARTDRLLIAGDETALPAIAGIVERLPRDARGEVVIEMPWSDDRLDLHAPEGVTVRWYGRDGRRHGELLVPAVQAACARLLPGQAPAPDVDLEDVDVDHGMLWEVPVDYATGTALAAEAHLYAWLAGEAGVIKTLRRHLVRECGVDRKAVAFMGYWREGRCEGA; encoded by the coding sequence ATGTTCCACGTGCGCGTCGCCCGGCTGCAGCGCATGTGCCCGAGCGTGCTGCGCGTGACGTTCACCGGTGACGAGCTGGACCGCCTCGCGGACAACGGCTTCGACCAGCGCATCAAGTTCTTCCTGCCCATCGAGACGGCCGGCTACGAGGGCCTGCTCGACCTGGGGCAGTCCGGCGACTGGTACGGGCGCTGGCGCGCCCTCCCCGAGGACCGCCGCCACCCGCTGCGCACCTACACCGCGCGCACGGTCCGCCAGCAGCTGCGCGAGCTCGACGTCGACGTCGTGCTGCACGGGGACGGCGGACCGGCGTCCCGCTGGGCGTCCACCGCGGAGGTCGGCGACGAGCTCGTCGTCCTGGGCCCGAACGCCGACTGGGCCGGCCCGCACGGCGGCGTCGACTTCGTCCCGCCGGCGCGCACCGACCGCCTCCTCATCGCCGGCGACGAGACCGCCCTGCCGGCCATCGCGGGCATCGTCGAGCGCCTCCCCCGCGACGCGCGCGGCGAGGTCGTCATCGAGATGCCGTGGTCGGACGACCGCCTCGACCTGCACGCCCCCGAGGGTGTGACCGTCCGCTGGTACGGCCGCGACGGCCGCCGCCACGGCGAGCTGCTCGTCCCGGCCGTCCAGGCGGCGTGCGCGCGCCTCCTGCCCGGCCAGGCGCCCGCGCCCGACGTCGACCTCGAGGACGTCGACGTCGACCACGGCATGCTCTGGGAGGTGCCCGTCGACTACGCGACCGGCACCGCGCTGGCCGCCGAGGCGCACCTGTACGCGTGGCTCGCCGGCGAGGCGGGCGTCATCAAGACCCTGCGCCGCCACCTCGTCCGCGAGTGCGGCGTCGACCGCAAGGCCGTCGCGTTCATGGGCTACTGGCGCGAGGGGCGCTGCGAGGGCGCCTGA
- a CDS encoding type II toxin-antitoxin system VapC family toxin: MHGERRRGLLDTNILILRRGIAAERLPDDVAVSAVTLAELAAGVHLVAGDDADARAERARRTDVLQRAENEFDPLPFDAEAARIYGRLAAAVHSLGRTPRRRVADLMIAATAAANELPLWTTNPADFAGLGDVVEIVPVDRPTAAP; this comes from the coding sequence ATGCACGGTGAGAGACGCCGCGGGCTCCTCGACACGAACATCCTGATCCTGCGCCGGGGGATCGCGGCGGAGCGGCTGCCGGACGACGTCGCCGTCTCCGCGGTGACGCTCGCGGAGCTCGCCGCCGGCGTGCACCTCGTCGCCGGGGACGACGCCGACGCCCGCGCCGAGCGCGCGCGTCGCACCGACGTCCTGCAGCGCGCCGAGAACGAGTTCGACCCGCTGCCGTTCGACGCCGAGGCCGCGCGCATCTACGGTCGGCTCGCGGCGGCCGTGCACAGCCTCGGCCGGACGCCCCGGCGACGCGTCGCCGACCTCATGATCGCCGCGACGGCGGCCGCGAACGAGCTCCCGCTGTGGACCACGAACCCCGCAGACTTCGCGGGCCTGGGCGACGTCGTCGAGATCGTCCCCGTGGACCGGCCGACCGCTGCACCGTGA
- a CDS encoding prevent-host-death protein gives MSTHPEISQRDLRLRSKEIMDAVEGGQTFTVTRDGHQIGELVPLRRRRRFVPRAEFVAMSRTAPAVDLQRFRADQDALLTDEIDPYAR, from the coding sequence GTGTCCACGCACCCCGAGATCAGCCAGCGCGACCTGAGGCTGCGCTCGAAGGAGATCATGGACGCCGTCGAGGGTGGCCAGACCTTCACCGTGACGCGCGACGGGCACCAGATCGGGGAGCTCGTGCCGCTGCGCCGACGGCGCCGGTTCGTGCCGCGGGCGGAGTTCGTCGCGATGTCCCGCACGGCGCCGGCCGTCGACCTGCAGCGCTTCCGGGCCGACCAGGACGCGCTGCTGACGGATGAGATCGACCCCTATGCACGGTGA
- a CDS encoding GNAT family N-acetyltransferase, translating to MPIHHLDPQLANHRVYWHAYGCADRGDGPDAAYYVSGQPYGILNGVTHSTVPPAQVLPALRERLADVPWAWRVTELAPAGTHNELLALGGHDAGAMPVMALETRRYRPPADADGAVRVRELPDGADLADWVAAYGPPMGLRPEHFPALTALDAGRSYGEDTLTRFVADVDGRVVATTELLVTGDVAGVYLVATLETYRRRGLATALVHAAVGHAVASGAHVVTLQASSSGAPVYARLGFQEVSTIHLVVFAPTVR from the coding sequence GTGCCGATCCACCACCTCGACCCGCAGCTCGCGAACCACCGGGTGTACTGGCACGCGTACGGGTGTGCGGACCGCGGCGACGGACCCGACGCCGCGTACTACGTCTCCGGCCAGCCGTACGGGATCCTCAACGGCGTCACCCACAGCACGGTCCCGCCGGCGCAGGTGCTCCCCGCACTGCGCGAGCGCCTCGCCGACGTCCCGTGGGCGTGGCGCGTCACGGAGCTCGCGCCGGCGGGCACCCACAACGAGCTGCTCGCGCTCGGCGGGCACGATGCCGGGGCGATGCCGGTCATGGCCCTGGAGACGCGGCGGTACCGGCCGCCGGCCGACGCGGACGGCGCGGTGCGCGTCCGGGAGCTGCCCGACGGCGCGGACCTCGCCGACTGGGTCGCGGCCTACGGGCCGCCGATGGGCCTGCGCCCCGAGCACTTCCCCGCGCTGACCGCGCTAGACGCGGGGCGGTCGTACGGGGAGGACACGCTGACGCGCTTCGTCGCCGACGTGGACGGACGGGTCGTGGCGACGACCGAGCTGCTCGTCACGGGCGACGTCGCCGGCGTGTACCTCGTGGCGACCCTGGAGACGTACCGGCGCCGCGGGCTGGCCACCGCGCTCGTGCACGCGGCGGTCGGGCACGCCGTCGCCTCGGGCGCGCACGTCGTGACGCTGCAGGCCAGCAGCTCCGGCGCCCCCGTGTACGCGCGGCTGGGGTTCCAGGAGGTCTCGACGATCCACCTGGTGGTGTTCGCACCGACGGTCCGCTGA
- a CDS encoding VIT1/CCC1 transporter family protein yields MSTPDRPAPAGTDLPRPTPAQLRRWRRNLADERAEAAVYRDLARRRTGEERDILLALAEAERRHESHWLELLGDQVGRPLRGDWRSRVLGWLARRFGSVFVLALAQRAEARSTYERDAEATPRMAADEQIHEEVVRGLAMRGRQQMSGTFRAAVFGANDGLVSNLALVLGIGASGVPTGTVLLTGLAGLLAGALSMGAGEYVSVRSQRELLEASRPDAAAAAALAHLDVDANELALVYRARGMSSRDAQERADVVLASLAQYQAQQQVTGSLLRTTTSLPGPIPVPGADAGTDGPPPPARPERDEHESVGTPWGAALSSFGFFASGAAVPVLPYLLGAEGLTAVAWSAGLVGVALLCTGSVVGLLSGASPGRRALRQLGIGFGAAAATYLLGLAFGTSTV; encoded by the coding sequence ATGAGCACGCCCGACCGTCCCGCACCCGCCGGCACGGACCTCCCCCGCCCGACCCCGGCGCAGCTGCGCCGGTGGCGGCGCAACCTCGCGGACGAGCGCGCGGAGGCCGCCGTCTACCGGGATCTCGCCCGGCGCCGCACCGGCGAGGAGCGCGACATCCTCCTGGCCCTCGCCGAGGCCGAGCGCCGGCACGAGTCGCACTGGCTGGAGCTGCTGGGTGACCAGGTCGGCCGGCCGCTGCGGGGCGACTGGCGCAGTCGCGTGCTGGGGTGGCTCGCCCGCCGGTTCGGGTCCGTGTTCGTGCTCGCGCTCGCGCAGCGCGCCGAGGCCCGGTCGACGTACGAGCGGGACGCCGAGGCGACGCCGCGCATGGCCGCCGACGAGCAGATCCACGAGGAGGTCGTCCGCGGCCTCGCGATGCGCGGCCGCCAGCAGATGTCCGGCACGTTCCGGGCCGCCGTGTTCGGCGCGAACGACGGGCTCGTGTCGAACCTCGCCCTCGTGCTGGGCATCGGCGCGTCGGGCGTGCCGACGGGGACCGTGCTGCTCACCGGCCTGGCCGGTCTGCTCGCGGGTGCGCTCTCGATGGGCGCCGGCGAGTACGTGTCGGTGCGCTCGCAGCGCGAGCTGCTGGAGGCGTCGCGTCCCGACGCCGCCGCGGCCGCGGCGCTCGCGCACCTCGACGTCGACGCGAACGAGCTCGCGCTCGTCTACCGGGCGCGCGGGATGTCGTCGCGGGACGCGCAGGAGCGCGCCGACGTCGTCCTCGCCTCGCTCGCGCAGTACCAGGCGCAGCAGCAGGTCACCGGCTCGTTGCTGCGCACCACCACGTCGCTCCCCGGCCCGATCCCCGTGCCGGGCGCCGACGCCGGGACGGACGGCCCCCCGCCGCCCGCCCGGCCGGAGCGCGACGAGCACGAGTCCGTCGGCACGCCGTGGGGCGCGGCCCTGTCGAGCTTCGGCTTCTTCGCGTCCGGCGCGGCCGTGCCGGTGCTGCCGTACCTGCTGGGCGCCGAGGGCCTGACCGCCGTGGCGTGGTCGGCGGGCCTCGTCGGCGTGGCGCTGCTGTGCACGGGCTCGGTCGTGGGGCTGCTGTCGGGGGCGTCGCCGGGCAGGCGTGCCCTGCGCCAGCTCGGCATCGGCTTCGGCGCCGCGGCGGCCACCTACCTGCTGGGTCTGGCGTTCGGCACGAGCACGGTGTGA
- a CDS encoding ornithine cyclodeaminase family protein yields the protein MRYLDADAVLSLGPAGAVAAVVDALRDGLDPAEDLARIPVGLEHGQLLLMPSQRPTAVGVKVATVAPDNPRRGLPRIQATYLLFDPTSLALRAALDGTALTTLRTPAVSVATVLPALPDRPLHLAVVGAGPQALGHVRTLAAVRPLATVTHLLRDPVGGPVPAVRLGSPEAAAALGGADVVVCATSARVPVFDSSLLGERVVVVAVGSHEPDARELDGPLLERATVVVEDVATALREAGDVVLAVAEGRLRVDELVPLREVVRGTVALPADRPVVFKGVGMSWQDVVVAEAVLRHTDTGR from the coding sequence ATGAGGTACCTGGACGCCGACGCCGTCCTCTCCCTGGGGCCGGCGGGGGCGGTCGCAGCGGTCGTCGACGCGCTGCGCGACGGGCTGGACCCGGCGGAGGACCTGGCACGCATCCCGGTCGGGCTGGAGCACGGCCAGCTCCTGCTGATGCCGTCGCAGCGCCCGACGGCCGTGGGGGTCAAGGTCGCGACCGTCGCCCCGGACAACCCACGCCGCGGGCTGCCGCGCATCCAGGCCACCTACCTGCTGTTCGACCCGACCAGCCTCGCCCTGCGGGCCGCGCTCGACGGGACGGCGCTGACCACGCTGCGCACGCCCGCGGTGTCGGTCGCGACGGTCCTGCCGGCGCTGCCGGACCGGCCGCTGCACCTGGCCGTGGTCGGCGCCGGACCGCAGGCCCTGGGCCACGTGCGCACGCTCGCGGCCGTCCGTCCCCTGGCCACCGTGACCCACCTGCTCCGTGACCCGGTGGGCGGCCCGGTGCCCGCGGTGCGCCTGGGCTCACCGGAGGCGGCGGCGGCGCTGGGCGGGGCGGACGTCGTCGTGTGCGCGACCTCGGCCCGCGTCCCGGTGTTCGACTCGTCGCTGCTGGGCGAGCGTGTCGTCGTCGTCGCCGTCGGCTCGCACGAGCCCGACGCCCGCGAGCTCGACGGGCCGTTGCTCGAGCGTGCCACGGTGGTCGTGGAGGACGTCGCGACCGCGCTCCGGGAGGCCGGTGACGTGGTGCTGGCCGTCGCGGAGGGCCGGCTGCGGGTCGACGAGCTCGTCCCGCTGCGCGAGGTCGTGCGCGGCACCGTCGCGCTGCCGGCGGACCGGCCGGTGGTGTTCAAGGGCGTGGGCATGTCCTGGCAGGACGTCGTCGTCGCCGAGGCGGTCCTGCGCCACACCGACACCGGCCGCTGA